From Vicia villosa cultivar HV-30 ecotype Madison, WI unplaced genomic scaffold, Vvil1.0 ctg.003888F_1_1, whole genome shotgun sequence, a single genomic window includes:
- the LOC131641621 gene encoding probable flavin-containing monooxygenase 1, whose amino-acid sequence MATQDHTNPPITVSRIGIIGAGVSGIAVAKQLSNYNPVVFEATDSIGGVWRHCSYRCTKLQSQTWNYEFSDFPWPEREGSDYPTHAEILEYLHLYAVRFDLFKYVKFNSKVVEIKFIRDKDGFDFGRLPNDHGNPLPGRPVWEVSVQTNELNTFQRYHFEFLVVCTGKYGDIPLMPTFPKNKGPEVFNGKVLHSLDYCKLDKEATSDLVKGKKVVVVGYKKSAIDLALECAQANQGPDGQPCTMIIRSLHWTLPHYQMWGVPFFLFYATRSAQFLHQTPNQSVLKSLLCLLLSPMRRGISKFIESYLLWKQPMEKYGLKPDHPFEEDFASCQIAITPESFFNEADKGKIIFKRASKWWFTNDGVEFDDNTKIDADVVIFATGYDGKKKLKSILPEPFCSLLEYPSGTMPLYRGTVHPLIPNMAFVGYVESVSNLYTSEIRSMWLSGLIDNKFKLPTADKMLSQTIKDMETMKKSTRFYKRNCITTFGINHNDEICEDLGWHTWRKKNLIKEAFTPYTAGDYKKED is encoded by the exons ATGGCCACTCAAGATCATACCAACCCACCAATTACGGTGTCTAGAATTGGCATCATAGGTGCTGGAGTCAGTGGCATAGCCGTAGCAAAACAACTATCAAACTACAACCCTGTTGTTTTTGAAGCCACTGATTCAATTGGTGGTGTTTGGAGACATTGTTCCTATAGGTGTACTAAGCTTCAATCCCAAACATGGAACTATGAGTTCAGTGATTTCCCTTGGCCAGAGAGAGAGGGTTCTGATTACCCTACTCATGCTGAGATTCTGGAGTACTTGCATCTCTATGCAGTGCGTTTCGATTTGTTTAAGTATGTTAAGTTTAACTCTAAGGTGGTGGAAATCAAGTTTATTCGGGACAAAGATGGATTTGATTTCGGACGTCTGCCTAATGACCATGGAAATCCGCTTCCTGGCCGTCCCGTCTGGGAGGTTTCAGTTCAGACTAATGAATTGAACACTTTTCAG AGGTACCACTTTGAGTTTTTAGTGGTTTGCACTGGAAAATATGGTGATATACCATTGATGCCAACATTTCCAAAGAACAAGGGACCTGAGGTGTTCAATGGTAAGGTTCTACATAGCCTTGATTATTGTAAACTTGACAAAGAAGCTACTAGTGACCTTGTTAAGGGAAAGAAGGTTGTGGTGGTTGGTTACAAAAAATCAGCTATTGATCTAGCTCTGGAGTGTGCCCAGGCAAACCAAG GACCTGATGGGCAACCATGCACAATGATAATAAGGAGTTTGCATTGGACACTTCCCCATTATCAGATGTGGGGAGTACCATTTTTCTTGTTCTATGCAACAAGATCTGCACAGTTCCTCCATCAAACACCAAATCAGAGCGTACTCAAATCCCTTTTATGCCTCCTATTATCTCCAATG AGGCGTGGGATTTCAAAATTCATAGAGTCCTACTTGCTTTGGAAGCAGCCAATGGAGAAGTATGGATTGAAACCAGACCACCCTTTTGAGGAAGATTTTGCATCTTGTCAAATAGCTATAACCCCAGAAAGTTTTTTCAATGAGGCTGATAAGGGGAAAATCATCTTCAAAAGAGCATCAAAGTGGTGGTTTACAAATGATGGAGTTGAATTTGATGACAACACTAAAATAGATGCTGATGTTGTTATTTTTGCAACTGGTTATGATGGGAAAAAGAAACTCAAATCCATTTTGCCTGAACCTTTCTGTAGCTTGTTGGAATACCCTTCTGGTACCATGCCACTGTACAG GGGGACTGTTCATCCATTGATTCCAAACATGGCCTTTGTGGGTTATGTTGAGAGTGTTTCAAATCTGTACACTTCAGAGATACGTTCCATGTGGCTATCTGGACTAATTGATAACAAATTTAAGCTCCCAACTGCTGATAAGATGCTTTCGCAGACAATTAAGGACATGGAAACTATGAAAAAGTCTACTAGGTTTTACAAAAGGAACTGCATCACAACTTTTGGTATCAACCATAATGATGAAATTTGTGAGGATTTGGGTTGGCATACTTGGAGGAAGAAGAACTTGATTAAAGAGGCATTCACTCCTTACACTGCTGGTGACTATAAGAAGGAAGATTGA